The window GACAGTGTACAATTACCATCCGAAATATGGGTAGACACTGTAGGGACTTTTTATGACACATTGCAAGCAGGAAATGGCTGTGACAGCATAATAACAACGAACGTGTCGCTTTTCAATCCCATTGAGTTGGTTGAAAATGGTGATTTCGAAGACGGTGACACAGCATTTGATTCCGACTACACATATAATCCTTACACCACTCCATATACAAGCAACTTACTTGAAAGCCAATACGATGTCGGCACCAATCCATCTTCAACACACCAATGTTTTGCATCATGCTCTGACCACACATCCGGAAGCGGAAACATGATGATTATTAATGGTGCACCAACAGCAAACGTAAAAGTTTGGAAACAAACCGTAAGTGTGCAACCTAATAGGTATTACGAATTTTCAGCATGGCTAAGTAATATTACATGCGGTGTTGGATATAACGCTGTTCTTCAGTTCTCTATTGGTGGAACTTTAATTGGGGACACTATCGAGTCAGATTCGGCACTATGCTCTTGGAAACAATTTTACCAGATTTGGAATTCAGGAAGCAATACTTCTGTTGAGATATCAATCGTGAATCAAAATACAAATGCCAATGGAAATGACTTTGCACTTGATGATATTTCATTTAAAGAAATTTGCGATACTACAGGGTTAGGGTTTTATAAAACAGGAAAAAACACTTTAAAAATTGATGAATACGGGTATAGCAATAAACTGAACGTTTACCCTAATCCAACAAGAAACAACATATTCATCCAAGCCAAAGAATCACTTAAAGGCGGGTATATCATCAAAGTATATGAATCTACAGGACGTATAGTTTTATCAAAACAATTTATGACCACTAATGCTGAAATAATAAATGTACCCGTAGACGAGTTATCAGAGGGATCATACATTATAAATATTTCAAACATCGATAACACCATCAATGAAAACCACAAAATAATATTAATAAAATAGTCTATTAAAGAACTGAAAAAGAGCTTGACACTCGTGTCAAGCTCTTTTTTATGTTAACCACAGTTAAAACAAAAAAGCCATCCGGACGTGGATGGCTTCTAATTTTTGTGGGCCCACCTGGGCTCGAACCAGGGACCCCCTGATTATGAGTCAGGTGCTCTAACCGGCTGAGCTATAGGCCCGCAAACCCCAAGGGTTTTGCTAAAAGGACTGCAAAAGTAATGCAGCGTTTTTACTTGCGCAAGTTTTTACCTGCCAATTTTTATTCTTTCACGTGGGCATACAAACGGTCGATATCGTTTGCGTACTTGGTTTCAATCACTCGGCGTTTGGCTTTTTGGGTAGGGGTCAGTTCGCCCTCGTCAATGCTAAACGGCTTACGCTTAACAATAAACCCTTTGATACGCTCAAATTTTGCCAACTGGTTTGATAGTGCTTTTATGTCTTCATCAATCCACTTCACAATCTTCTCATCTTGTATAAATGCTTCACCTGTTTCAAAAAAGTCGCTCGCAATTTTAAACTGCTCCATCAACTCTTCTTTTGAGGGAATAACAATGGCAGTAAGGTGTTCACGCTTATCGCCTATCAAGAAAATCTGTTCTATCTTATTACTGCGTAAATACACATTCTCTACAGGGGCAGGATAAATGTTTTTACCGTAGGCATTCACAATCATGTTTTTGATACGGTCAGTGATTTTAAGGTTACCCTTATAAAACTTACCGATATCACCTGTATGGAACCAGCCGTCGGCATCAATTACTTTGGAGGTATCTTCAGGCTTGTTCCAATATCCCATCATTACATTGGGCCCTTTAATGCATATTTCGCCTTCTTCGCTCTCAAAATCAAAATCCTGGCTTTCATAGGTTTGTTCGGTAATAATCACACCGGTATCGGGATTTTTAAGGCATACTGTGTTACCGGGAGCTATGCGACCTACCGTACCAAACACCTGCCTTTCAAACTCATTTACGCATACAAACGGCGAGGTCTCGGTAAGACCGTAACCTTCCATCACTCTGATGCCAATATTTCCGAAAAACTCACCTACGTGTTGAGGTAGTGGCCCCCCTCCTGATATAATCATACGGATATTACCGCCAAGATTGGCTTTAATATCACTAAACACCAGCTTATCGGCTATAAAATGCTGCAAGGCTAATACGGGAGTTAACCCTTTACCTTCTTCGCGACGCAAGCGTGCTTTTTGACCCACCTTAAGTGCCCATAAGAAAATACTGTTTTTAAGTTTGCCCTTACCTGCTGCCTTTTTACGCACCTTTTCCTCAATGCGCTCCAATAGACGGGGCACGGTGGCAATAATGGAAGGCTTAATTTCTTTTACGTTGGTTGCTATGGTATCCACGCTAACGGCAAAAGCCATCTCGGTAGCTACACACGACCCAAGGTAATAAGTTACCATGCGCTCATACACGTGACTAAGCGGTAGGAAGGACAAAAAGCGATCGGCGGAGCTAATGGCTTTACACAAAATAAGCGCCATCACAATATTGCTCATAATGTTGCCGTGCGAAAGCATCACCCCTTTAGGAACGCCAGTTGTACCTGATGTATAGATGAGCATCGCCAAATCGCCGGGGGTGGCTTTTGCTAACTCTTCTTCAATGGCAGCGTGGTATTTGCCATACAAGCTCTTCCCTATTTCGTAAACCTTTTCTAACTCTATAATCCCTTCGTCTTCAACTGCCTTAGAGTCGGTATAGTTGATTATTATCTTTTGCAAGGCAGGACAAAGACTGCGAACCTTCAACACTTTTTTAAGCAGAAAGGGCGAGCCTACTAATACTACCCTCGAACCCGAATCGTTAAGGATGTATTCGATTTCTCCTTCTGAAAGGGTTGGGTAAATCGAGGCATTTACCGCACCAATTTGTTGCAAGCCTTGATCAAAAAAGATAAACTCGGGGCAGTTTTCTAATATCAACGCTGCACGGTCGCCCTTGCGCAGTCCCAAATCGTACAAGTATGCCGAAATAGCATTCAATTTCTCAAATGTCTCTGCATAGGTAATGGCCTTGTACTCGTTACCCACCTTTTCATACATGTAATTGTGGTGGGGTGTTTTAATTTTACTGGCCGCGTTGCGCATCATGTGATGCAACGAGGGGTATGGCAACTCTATTTCCATAAATCTTCTTTAGTTGTTATGACTAATCAACTACAAATTTTGTTTTTATAAAGCAGCTATCCTTACGGTTTAGCGCATTGGTTAAGGTTAGTTTTTGCAATATTTGCAAAACTGAATCACTAATATACTTATGAAATCGTTTTATACAATACTGCTACTTATAGTTTCTAACGCTTTTATGAATATGGCCTGGTACGGACACCTTAAGTTTAAGGAGTGGAAGTTTATGGAAGGCTGGGGACTTTGGGGTGTAATACTCATCAGCTGGGCGATTGCTTTTTTTGAATACTGTTTCCAAGTGCCGGCTAACCGTTTGGGTTACAAGGAAAACGGCGGGCCGTTTAGCCTGATGGAATTAAAAGTAATGCAGGAAGTAATAACACTGGTGGTGTTTGTTTTGTTTTCAGTAGTGTTTTTTAAGAACGAAACCTTACGCATCAACCACCTTATCGGTTTTGTGTTTTTGGTACTTGCCGTATATTTTATTTTTAAGAAATAACTGCATTACCCCTTACGACGGGTATAAAACCCGTCGCTATTGAAAATGTTGTGTCTAATGGTGTTAAACCATTCGACACACGCCCACCAACAAAACAGCATTTTATATGCTGGCTTCAATAATCCTTGTTACGGTGTTATCAGGTTACGCAGTTATGCTGTTATTTTTGTTACGCGCCGCACAAGGGATTGCGACGTTAGTGCCAAACCTGTGAAACTGACAAAGAACAACTACCGAATTGTAATTGGAAAAACTAAATAAATCCCCGACGGGTATAAAACCCGTCGCTCTTGGAAATGTTGTGTCGAATGGTTTAAAACCATTTGACACAAGCCCACCAACAAAACAGCATTTTATAAGCTGTTAAAACCACAATAAAAAAGCCCCGAACGCATCACGTTCAGGGCTTACACATTATTCAATTACTAAAACCCAATTATTTAGTAAGCAATTCTTCGCTGCGTTTAATAAACGCACTCATCTCCTCGCCTGTAAGCAGGTTTTGCTGCAACTTGGCAAGATCGACCGCTTGTTTCACCAAGCTGTTTTTAGCATCGGTATTTTCCTCGTTCGCAATCTTTCCGGCCAAAGGATGGTTGCTGTTTATCAGCACTTGGTAGCTGTCGCCCATGCCGCCAAACATCTGCCCCATGCCGTTCATCATTGCCATTTCCTGCATACGGCGCTCAAACTCAGGTTTGGTAATAGTGATAAAATGGTCGTCGGGGCTTAGTGCCTCCGATTCAATGCGCCACTTATCGTTATTAATACCCAGCTTAAACACTTCTTTCAAGCCGTTCACTTGTTCGTCGCTCAATACCGATTCGCGTTTTTCGTCTTTGTTAATCAACTTATCAATCACATCGGCATCAATGCGGAAAATGCGGTTATCAGGATTTTTATTTTCAAGGTAGCTGATAAAGTGGTTGTCCAACGGACCGCCCAACTCCAACACATCGTAGCTGCGTTTTTTTGCCGCCTCAATAAAACTGTATTGTTTATTGGCATCGTTGGTATACAGCAAGATTACCTTATTGTCTTTGTCCGTTTGCAAAGGCTTCACCTTCTCCACGTATTCATCAAACGTGTAAAACTCTTTATCGGTGTTTTGCAACAGACTGAATTTACCCGATTTTTCAGCAAATTTCTCATCGCTCACCGTCCCGAATTTCACAAACAACCCTACGTTTTCCCACTTCTCTTCGTAGGCTTTGCGGTCGTTGTTAAATATCTCTTGCAATTTATCGGCAACCTTGCGGGTAATATAACCGGTAATTTTTTTCACGTTACCGTCGGCTTGCAATGCACTGCGCGACACGTTCAACGGAATATCCGGACTATCAATCACCCCGTGCAGCAGCATTAAAAACTCAGGCACAATGTCTTTCACCTCTTCGGTTACAAACACTTGGTTGCTGTATAACTGTATTTTATTGCGTTGGATATCGAAATTATCCTTCACCTTGGGAAAATACAAAATGCCTGTCAGGTTGAAGGGATAATCCACGTTCAGGTGAATCCAAAACAACGGAGGCTCGCTAAAAGGGTACAGCGATTTGTAAAACTCTTTGTACTCTTCCTCGGTAATATCGGCGGGCTTTTTAGTCCACAAAGGCTGGGTGTTGTTAATCACCTCGCCGTCAAATTCAATTTCAACGGGTAAAAAGCGGCAATATTTCTCCAACAACCCTTTTACGCGAATTTTTTGTAAAAACTCTGCGCTTTCTTCGGTAATATGGAGGATAATATCCGTTCCGCGCTCGGCACGGTCGTGAGCATCAATGCTAAATTCAGTGCTGCCTTCGCATACCCAGTGGGCGGCAGTGGTATCGTCTTTATAAGATTTGGTAATAATTTCAACCTTATCAGCCACCATAAAACTTGAGTAGAAACCCAAGCCAAAATGTCCGATAATGGCAGCCGCATCTTTATCCTTGTATTTCTCAACAAACTCTTCGGCACCGCTAAACGCAATCTGGTTAATGTACTTTTCAATCTCCTCGGCAGTCATACCAATGCCCACGTCTTTAATGGTAATGGTTTTGGCCTCCTCGTTCAATTCCACGCGTATTTTCAAGTCACCCAAATCACCTTTAAACTCACCCGTTCCGGCAAGGGTTTTCAGCTTTTGGGTAGCATCCACTGCGTTGCTTACCAACTCACGTAAAAAAATCTCGTGGTCGCTGTATAAGAACTTCTTAATGATAGGAAAAATGTTCTCCGTGTGTACACTAATGTTGCCTTTTTGCATAGTTTCGTAATCGTTTAGTTCTTCATCCATTTATCAGTAACTATGCCGAGGATGGAGAGGTGACAGAATGGCGGAACTAGCTTATAAAATTTAACTCTGGGCTGTATCTTTCCTCTGGTTCTTTCACAAGAAAGTTTGATAGTTCTTCTGGAGTATTAAAACCGTTAATTTTTTCTTTGTATTTATTGGAAGTTTGCAAATTCTCAATTTCCAGCTTTCTACATTTACTTATTTCCAAATATTCTTTTTCAATATCAATTCCCAAATACCTTCGGTTAAGTAAATTGGCTGCAATTCCGGTGGTGCTGCTTCCGGCAAAAGGGTCAAGGATCCAGGCATTAGGTTTTGTGGAAGCAAGAATTAAACGGGTTAATACAGAAAGTGGTTTTTGGGTAGGGTGTTTACCACATGTTTTTTCCCATTTTGCAATAGCAGGCAACTTCCACACGTCTTTCATTTGCTTATCCCCATTCAGTTGCCTCATAAGCTCATAATTATAATAATGGGGTGTTTTGGGGTTTTTACGTGCCCAAATAATCAACTCAGTTGAATGGGTAAAATAACGACATGAAAAGTTTGGAGGTGGATTTGTTTTTTCCCAAGTAACAACGTTTAATATTTTAAAATTTAGCTCAGTTAAAATTTGACCAATCGAAAATATATTATGATGAGTACCACTAATCCATATAGTGGCATCTTCCTTCATTTTTTCTCTTACCGGGTAAAGCCACTTACGGTTAAAATCATTAACAAAATCGTATCCTCTAAACTTATCCCATTTGCCTTTGTTAACACTAACTACTTTGCCACTTTGAATCGTCAATCCATTGTTTGATAAAAAATAGGGAGGATCAGCAAACACCATATCGAACTTATGCTCAAACTGTGGCAACAATTCCATTGAATCTCCCTGTAGGAGATAAAAGTTTTTATCGTTGGATTTATAGTATGGAATCAATATGTTATTGTTTTTCTTGTAATAGTGTTTTCAAAACACCGTATTTCAACATTTCTAAATTCAACAAATAGTCAGCTTTATCAAAATATTCCCTTAAAGGCTTTTCTGTTGATTTCCAGCCAAACCCATCGGTTACCCAAATGAATTCTATCCCTTGAGCATTCCAGTAATCATTCATTTTGCTGTATTCCGTAGCGGTTGATTTTAACTTTGAACCACCACCTCCATAAAAATTACATTCAATAAAACACAATTTGTTTCCCTTATTCACCGCAAAATCAATATTTCTGGAAGATTTGTCCACAATAATATCGAGGTTCCAATCTCTTTTTATTTTTTTAGCATTAGCCTGAGGCATATAAGCTAAGTTTAACTCAGCGCAGGTTTTCGCAATAAAGTTTTCCGTCAGCGCTTCCATAAGGGTTCCGCCCCTGTTTTTCCGTCCATTGCTATCTAAACCAACTTCAACGCCAGTTACATAATCAACAAGGTTTTTGATTTTTTTGTCCTTAAACAGTGTTCCAATGCCAGATTTTATGATAAAATCCGTCAACTCTTTACAGTCATTATCCGTTAACTTTCGATGTTGAAATGAGTAGTTTTTGTAAACAAAATTTTCGGCATCAATTAATATATCAATAGATTGTTCTCTAATGGCAATTAGAGCGGGGAACGCTTTAATTACTTGGGGATACTCTTGTAGCAAATTAAACATCTCACCCTCGATGTCTTCTTTACCAATAAGTACATTAAGAAGATTTAACTCCTTTTCAATCGGAGTTATGTTTTCAAGCACCTTTACCCAATTCACAAAATAGTCCCATTGGGTTATTTTTTCTTTAAAAGTACTTGTTATGTATTTAAAAAGGGCATCGTCATCAGGTATATTAAGCAACTGACAAAGCTTCTTCATAAGGATAATTAGTGATTAATAGTTCATTTAACTCGCCTCGTTTTTCAGGATTGGCATTAATTATCCTTTTGGCCTTTACACGAGATATGTTGAATCCACTATAAAGATCATCAAAGAAATTATTTTCCTTGTTTTCCCCTTTAACATCAGAATTACTTAATAACCATTTGTGGCCGAGCATATTTAGTTTATCACAAAAATTTTTTAACCGAATTTGCTCATCATCATTAAATTCATCCTTAGCATATGAATTGAAGCTTGACGTATTGCTTAACGGCTTGTAAGGAGGGTCTAAATAGAAAAACGTATTATCCCCTGCGTAGTTTAGAGTTTCCTCAAAGTCAACATTTAGTATTTCAACTTTCTGAAGAGCGTTACTAGCCGCTAAAATATTTTCCTTATCACAAATAGCAGGGGTTTTATAACTACCTATTGGAACATTAAATAAGTTGTTTTTGTTAACACGATATAAGCCATTAAAACATGTTCTGTTTAAAAAAATAAACAAGGCCGCCTGAGTTTCCATGCTACTTTTCCTGCTGTTATAAAGGTTTCTACAGGCGTAGTAATACTCTTTCCGTTTTTCTTCATTCAAACAGTGATATTCCTTTTGCCAGTTATCTAAAATTGCAATTAGTTTTTCCGGAGATGTAGCAATCATCCTATAAGTGTTAATCAAATCCGTATTAATATCATTGATAACTGCTTTTTTCAAGTTTTTGAATTGGGTAAGCATCCAAAATAATACGGCTCCACTGCCAACAAATGGCTCAACATATACTAAATTCTCATTTTTTATTTCATCCGGTAAAAAGCTTTGAATTGCAGGTAATAGCTGAGTTTTACCACCTGCCCACTTTAAAAAGGGTTTAGCCGCACTGTTTGTTCTGTTTCTCACAAAGTCTTCTTTTGCTTTAATCAATCTCAAAAATAAGACTTTTGACCGACAACAGGTAAACTATGAACTTATCCCTTCGTTTCCTTGTGCTACATTTTAAAAAATTATTGTGCCACAGAAGAAATCTTAGAAGTAAAATGCTCGCTATTGGCAGGACTACGAGCGCAGCATCTCCACCCCCTACCCCCGCAAGCGGGGGATATTGAACGACGAACGAAATTTGATACTCGAAAAGTTAATGAGGTAGGTCAGCACCCCCAATGTCCTCCTTTGGAGGAGGATGTAGGAGGAGGAAAACCACCGTCATCCCGAACTTGGTTCGGGATCGTATAGGTAAATCTCGTTAATGGTGATGAGATGCCGAAACAAGTTCGGCAGAACTACCCGAATTGTCATTTCCACCCCCTACCCCCGCAAGCGGGGGATATTGAACGACGACCGAAATTTGATACTCGAAAAGTTAATGAGGTAGGTGAGCACCCCAATGTCCTCCAAGAGGGGAGAGGTTTTTATACTTTCCGTGTTTTTACATTCTTTAAAAGTCCATATTTTAAAGCACTTACAGTCTTTACATCTTTTCATTGTTTGTTATTCTTTTCTATTTTTTGTTAATTTGCTGTACCTATGTTGTACCTTAAATCAGGTCGTAGGGTAAAAACAAACGATGGCATCTATAAAACTTGTACTACGGAAATCTAAGACCCTTGCGGACGGAACCCACCCCATTGCAATACGGTTTACCGTTCACCGAAAATCAAAGTTCATCTTTACGGGCAAATCTTCTTTGGCTGCACACTGGGATGACAAACAAGGACTGCCGAATAAAAAGCATCCCCTTGCCTCAGAGCTAAAAATCTACTTATTAAAGCGTAAACGCGATGCAGAAGTGGAACTGTTGGGCTTGCAAAACCAAGATGCGAACCTGACAGCTACATTGGTAAAAGAGAAAGTAAAGAAAAGCAAGGTGGACAAAGCTGTATTCCCGTTTTTTGATGCTACCATAGCTGACTTAAAGAAATCAGGCCAAGTTAGTACCCGCCGAAACTACAATGCTGCTAAAAATATGTTGTTGGACTTTATGAAAGGCAGCCAAAGTTTGCAGTTCTCAGAAATCGACCTTGTGTTTTTGCGCAAGTATGACCAATACATGATTGCTAAGGGTTTTAAAATGAATACCCGTTATTGCTATTTATCAAAACTGAAAGCCTTGTTTACCTTAGCTGACATCCCCTATGAAAAAAGCCCGTTTAAGGATTTTCAGATAGCTCACCTCAAGAAAGATGAAGTGGAGCATAGGGCATTGGATAAAAGCAGCCTGAAAGGCTTATTAAGTTACAAAGCAGAGGAGGGAAGCCCTAAATTCTATGCAATGGTATATTTCACCTTTAGCTATTACTGTTGGGGCATGAACTTTACCGATATAGCCCACTTAAAATGGAAAAACATTTATAGCGGACGTTTAACCTATAACAGGTCAAAGACAAATAAGCTGTACAACATCGAACTATTAGAACCTGCGTTGAAGATATTGGAGTACTTCAAAATCCAACGGTACGGACAAGAGGGAACACCGAATGGTGAAGATTTTGTGTTTCCGATTATTGACCCTGCCGTCCACAATACCCCTGAAAAGCTGAAAAACGTCAAACAGAATAAATTAAGCAAAATCAATGAACATTTAAAGAAAATTGCCAAAGAACTCAAAATACCCGCCGACATTACCAGCTATTGGGCAAGGCACTCTTTTGCCACCCACCTGCGGGACTTGGATATTTCCACTGCTAAAATACAAACGATGCTTGGCCATACCACCGAAGAAATGACACAAGTGTACCTTGACAGCATTAAAAACAACGAACTGGACAATGCCGCAAAACAATTGCTGCTTTGAGACAAGACACCGTGTCAACCCACAGCCGGATTAAGCCCGTTTTCCAACAACACGTTGTTGGAGTTAAAAACAGGTTAATCAGTTAACTATCAGTTGAGTAGATAAAATTATCAAAAAACACTCTGTTTTTACCAAAATTAACTAATTACTACTGAAACACTTGCAAAAACAAGGCGTTGGGAATTTTCCAACACCTTGTTTTTCAGGATTAGTATAACTGATTGGTTATTAATTTAATCCAAAAAACCACCTGCAACAACGTGTTGTTTTTAAAAGGCGTTTATACATCCCATCCTGTGCTATCTGCCGTTATTGGCTTTGTCGAAAATATGGCATTTGTTTGTACTTTCTGCACCTGCTTTCGTTTATATGTGAAATAATAGCTGAATAAACACCGTTTGTTGTTTCACATTTATGATTTTCAGAACACACATTTCAAAGGAGAGGAACCAAACTATGAATTTACGGAATGATTTGAATGCGGAGGTATTGCTCGCACATTTTAAAAACTATTTTCAGAATTACAACGACACCACCCACTTGTTTGATGCTGGGGACACCTCCAAAGAATTAGGGCACGGCTACCCAAAAGGGTATTTTAAACTCTTCAACTTACCTACCCTCAAAGAAGGGATTGATATTGAGGAAGTCAACAAGGCAATTATGAAGGTAATTATGGATAATTACGGCCAATTACCTAAACTCGACGGCATACCCGAACCTGAAGTGGAATACAACCAGCTCTTGGGTATCAATATAAATTTCAAGAGAATAGTGGTAACCCACCCGGACGGACGTGTCAGTACGGTTAGCTTTCGTTACAAATTTTACAGGCTTGGTTACGTGGTAAAATTCTTGTTTACCAAAGATGTTTGGAAAAAGGCCATTATCTACAATAGTTTTCTCAAATCAAGAACCACTGAAACAGTGCAAGGCCAACCGCCAGCCGTCGGTAAAACCCTTACTGCTGAAAATGTGCTTGAGCAAATAGCCAACAATGACGGACTGTTAGGATTACAGGGGAATGAAGCCCTTTATACCATACGCAGGCAACGTATGGCTTTATTGTTAATTTTTAATGCCATGCGTTTGGATATTACCACGGTAAACCTTGCCGCAATTGCCCGTTTAATATATATCCTTACTGCTAAGGAAATCCCTAAAGGGAGTGTGAAGCTGTATAATTCCAATATTTACAAATCCCTGAAAAACCCTAACAACGTTTCGGCGGAACGTAACAAAGAAGACTTGCTTTTTCTTAAAGGAGCATTTGAAGATTTGAATTTGCCCAACGACCCAATCGTAGAAAAAATAATCAATGACATCGAAGAAGAGTTAGAGGTTTTAGGCAGCTAAAAGAAGGCTGTTTACAAACATGGGGTGCCCTATCCGCTAATTTTTTGCCCACCCCATGTTCTAACACATTTAAAATCAGGATAAAAAAATTTGCTATGGGGTGCCCACCCCATAAGGGCACCCCATACAGATTTTGCTAAATATTTGTTGCCATTACTCGAATAAACAATGGCACCTAATCCCTTCACTGAAATTTACGAAAAGTTAGATGCTCTTACCTTACTGGTAGTTGAGCTTAACAGAAAAGTCCACGGAAGTTCTAAAACCGCTGCCACGGGTTTACCCATGAACGTCCAACAAGCTGCGGACTATCTTGATATGGCTAAGGCAACCCTTTATGTAATGACCCACAAGC of the Bacteroidota bacterium genome contains:
- a CDS encoding T9SS type A sorting domain-containing protein, with amino-acid sequence MKKSIQKHFKLLIAVIAIAGWSHELNAQCSINASADTTVCVFGSSVQLNATSSSTPIGYSWSPSTRLSNTTISNPVATVNGTIKYYVTASFANGTELVTNGNFESGNTGFSSDYTFNPTPVPYSNDLDEEEYYVGTNPSAIHQCFAACSDHTTGVGKMMIINGAPTANVKVWKQIISVTPNTDYAFSAWLNNVTCGVGYNAQLQFSIGGNLVGGTFESDSALCSWKKFFQIWNSGSNTSVEISIVNQNTDPNGNDFALDDISFRSICYATDSVSITFSPKMFTQNLVLCNEEDSVQLPSEIWVDTVGTFYDTLQAGNGCDSIITTNVSLFNPIELVENGDFEDGDTAFDSDYTYNPYTTPYTSNLLESQYDVGTNPSSTHQCFASCSDHTSGSGNMMIINGAPTANVKVWKQTVSVQPNRYYEFSAWLSNITCGVGYNAVLQFSIGGTLIGDTIESDSALCSWKQFYQIWNSGSNTSVEISIVNQNTNANGNDFALDDISFKEICDTTGLGFYKTGKNTLKIDEYGYSNKLNVYPNPTRNNIFIQAKESLKGGYIIKVYESTGRIVLSKQFMTTNAEIINVPVDELSEGSYIINISNIDNTINENHKIILIK
- a CDS encoding long-chain fatty acid--CoA ligase; protein product: MEIELPYPSLHHMMRNAASKIKTPHHNYMYEKVGNEYKAITYAETFEKLNAISAYLYDLGLRKGDRAALILENCPEFIFFDQGLQQIGAVNASIYPTLSEGEIEYILNDSGSRVVLVGSPFLLKKVLKVRSLCPALQKIIINYTDSKAVEDEGIIELEKVYEIGKSLYGKYHAAIEEELAKATPGDLAMLIYTSGTTGVPKGVMLSHGNIMSNIVMALILCKAISSADRFLSFLPLSHVYERMVTYYLGSCVATEMAFAVSVDTIATNVKEIKPSIIATVPRLLERIEEKVRKKAAGKGKLKNSIFLWALKVGQKARLRREEGKGLTPVLALQHFIADKLVFSDIKANLGGNIRMIISGGGPLPQHVGEFFGNIGIRVMEGYGLTETSPFVCVNEFERQVFGTVGRIAPGNTVCLKNPDTGVIITEQTYESQDFDFESEEGEICIKGPNVMMGYWNKPEDTSKVIDADGWFHTGDIGKFYKGNLKITDRIKNMIVNAYGKNIYPAPVENVYLRSNKIEQIFLIGDKREHLTAIVIPSKEELMEQFKIASDFFETGEAFIQDEKIVKWIDEDIKALSNQLAKFERIKGFIVKRKPFSIDEGELTPTQKAKRRVIETKYANDIDRLYAHVKE
- a CDS encoding DMT family protein; this encodes MKSFYTILLLIVSNAFMNMAWYGHLKFKEWKFMEGWGLWGVILISWAIAFFEYCFQVPANRLGYKENGGPFSLMELKVMQEVITLVVFVLFSVVFFKNETLRINHLIGFVFLVLAVYFIFKK
- the htpG gene encoding molecular chaperone HtpG, which gives rise to MQKGNISVHTENIFPIIKKFLYSDHEIFLRELVSNAVDATQKLKTLAGTGEFKGDLGDLKIRVELNEEAKTITIKDVGIGMTAEEIEKYINQIAFSGAEEFVEKYKDKDAAAIIGHFGLGFYSSFMVADKVEIITKSYKDDTTAAHWVCEGSTEFSIDAHDRAERGTDIILHITEESAEFLQKIRVKGLLEKYCRFLPVEIEFDGEVINNTQPLWTKKPADITEEEYKEFYKSLYPFSEPPLFWIHLNVDYPFNLTGILYFPKVKDNFDIQRNKIQLYSNQVFVTEEVKDIVPEFLMLLHGVIDSPDIPLNVSRSALQADGNVKKITGYITRKVADKLQEIFNNDRKAYEEKWENVGLFVKFGTVSDEKFAEKSGKFSLLQNTDKEFYTFDEYVEKVKPLQTDKDNKVILLYTNDANKQYSFIEAAKKRSYDVLELGGPLDNHFISYLENKNPDNRIFRIDADVIDKLINKDEKRESVLSDEQVNGLKEVFKLGINNDKWRIESEALSPDDHFITITKPEFERRMQEMAMMNGMGQMFGGMGDSYQVLINSNHPLAGKIANEENTDAKNSLVKQAVDLAKLQQNLLTGEEMSAFIKRSEELLTK
- a CDS encoding site-specific DNA-methyltransferase, producing the protein MLIPYYKSNDKNFYLLQGDSMELLPQFEHKFDMVFADPPYFLSNNGLTIQSGKVVSVNKGKWDKFRGYDFVNDFNRKWLYPVREKMKEDATIWISGTHHNIFSIGQILTELNFKILNVVTWEKTNPPPNFSCRYFTHSTELIIWARKNPKTPHYYNYELMRQLNGDKQMKDVWKLPAIAKWEKTCGKHPTQKPLSVLTRLILASTKPNAWILDPFAGSSTTGIAANLLNRRYLGIDIEKEYLEISKCRKLEIENLQTSNKYKEKINGFNTPEELSNFLVKEPEERYSPELNFIS
- a CDS encoding type II deoxyribonuclease, with protein sequence MKKLCQLLNIPDDDALFKYITSTFKEKITQWDYFVNWVKVLENITPIEKELNLLNVLIGKEDIEGEMFNLLQEYPQVIKAFPALIAIREQSIDILIDAENFVYKNYSFQHRKLTDNDCKELTDFIIKSGIGTLFKDKKIKNLVDYVTGVEVGLDSNGRKNRGGTLMEALTENFIAKTCAELNLAYMPQANAKKIKRDWNLDIIVDKSSRNIDFAVNKGNKLCFIECNFYGGGGSKLKSTATEYSKMNDYWNAQGIEFIWVTDGFGWKSTEKPLREYFDKADYLLNLEMLKYGVLKTLLQEKQ
- a CDS encoding DNA adenine methylase — encoded protein: MRNRTNSAAKPFLKWAGGKTQLLPAIQSFLPDEIKNENLVYVEPFVGSGAVLFWMLTQFKNLKKAVINDINTDLINTYRMIATSPEKLIAILDNWQKEYHCLNEEKRKEYYYACRNLYNSRKSSMETQAALFIFLNRTCFNGLYRVNKNNLFNVPIGSYKTPAICDKENILAASNALQKVEILNVDFEETLNYAGDNTFFYLDPPYKPLSNTSSFNSYAKDEFNDDEQIRLKNFCDKLNMLGHKWLLSNSDVKGENKENNFFDDLYSGFNISRVKAKRIINANPEKRGELNELLITNYPYEEALSVA
- a CDS encoding site-specific integrase, which translates into the protein MASIKLVLRKSKTLADGTHPIAIRFTVHRKSKFIFTGKSSLAAHWDDKQGLPNKKHPLASELKIYLLKRKRDAEVELLGLQNQDANLTATLVKEKVKKSKVDKAVFPFFDATIADLKKSGQVSTRRNYNAAKNMLLDFMKGSQSLQFSEIDLVFLRKYDQYMIAKGFKMNTRYCYLSKLKALFTLADIPYEKSPFKDFQIAHLKKDEVEHRALDKSSLKGLLSYKAEEGSPKFYAMVYFTFSYYCWGMNFTDIAHLKWKNIYSGRLTYNRSKTNKLYNIELLEPALKILEYFKIQRYGQEGTPNGEDFVFPIIDPAVHNTPEKLKNVKQNKLSKINEHLKKIAKELKIPADITSYWARHSFATHLRDLDISTAKIQTMLGHTTEEMTQVYLDSIKNNELDNAAKQLLL